A part of Neodiprion pinetum isolate iyNeoPine1 chromosome 4, iyNeoPine1.2, whole genome shotgun sequence genomic DNA contains:
- the LOC124217011 gene encoding INO80 complex subunit E: MLEGWYCRSIANNNADAEDDDEESPEEEAPNYKAQYRSLKRKLKFLIYENECFQEALRSTQRKLLKVNRDKSFLLDRLLQYEKVDASFTESDETESSDDEVSRLDTSKRKKIEANVNNHSVHHQSAPMKPLSTSKKKKPVPKPPKAQNTPAVHSSNNMLPISLMSDGHMTPEEVERHLESRQTYLELVPEKAPPTVPTEMFSNDPSLDSESNEVGELETSPSNMGEDCLSVDMTAE; encoded by the exons ATGTTGGAAGGATGGTATTGCCGGTCCATCGCAAACAACAACGCAGATGCAGAGGATGACGACGAAGAGAGTCCAGAGGAAGAGGCTCCGAATTACAAGGCACAGTACAGAAGCCTAAAACGTAAACTGAAGTTTCTCATTTAC GAAAATGAATGTTTTCAAGAAGCTCTGAGATCGACGCAAAGGAAATTACTAAAAGTGAACAGAGACAAGAGTTTTCTACTCGATCGATTACTACAGTATGAAAAAGTTGACGCTTCTTTTACCGAAAGTGATGAAACTGAATCATCCGATGACGAAGTCTCTAGACTTGATACTTCCAAAAG aaaaaaaattgaggcaAACGTTAACAACCATTCGGTTCATCATCAATCAGCACCCATGAAACCTCTCAGTACtagtaaaaagaagaaaccaGTTCCCAAACCACCCAAGGCACAGAATACACCTGCA GTGCATTCATCCAATAATATGCTACCCATATCTTTGATGTCCGACGGTCATATGACACCAGAAGAAGTAGAACGGCACTTAGAATCACGCCAGACATACCTCGAACTTGTTCCAGAAAAGGCACCGCCCACAGTACCCACAGAAATGTTCAGCAATGATCCTTCACTGGACAG TGAGTCCAATGAAGTCGGAGAACTGGAGACATCGCCAAGCAATATGGGTGAAGATTGCCTCAGTGTGGACATGACAGCTGAGTGA
- the LOC124217013 gene encoding claspin, with protein sequence MTTTETPVNVHSDFQSMGDDDSSSGDDVVVQRKGRSKLLLSDSEGDEGDTASAELKMVDGSVAGRKETTGLEKCEVSDVEHMGCGDTKRSEDVCDGEQKSSDIPKKSKEEVDVTTNFSKTISQSNENVGNKEKPRNPTRLSHILDSDSEDEDFNSLFIKKVASKIQNSSQQTINSDDFSQTIGGQKSANDNKLKRVITSDSEDENVGDDREPPSITNVADKIKNNKNILKPGKISALIDTDSEDDIPTRREFEASLNENDHSTTSTNLISKKGKSEKKRSGSIRAAKEEAMREIHSETQRMLRESQVFLPYHRPRQRTLQEFLNRKKSLPKLPATLAAAAKVRMSGELVGKVLEEKEKEAKLFYKSSSESDSEDPGSTATNTQLQAKIVNSDVKTIPIKDTQKVTTNDLQNCQNKKEILKQGDKNIGVPRKLFSSENESKVVDCPSPIEDDDFEETTSVITHPNQRRKEFKHGLNSVSIPRKLFELECEEPTDADIITTKESQEDINTADKVQENFEDGSKQLTNLIVSDPLVESQKADQLVNNQTTRTNEPTEDEENFELKMSEDPYELADDMTDLQSNKVTDVVENKFESIIDTPFINNTEVFELNDKRKIEFEIRHANKILAANNKTKSNKLHLSSVESFQLSSIGSKSQCSKEDREGEDEPTGHVYGLPVPEFDIEKPRVMKTLILPSIMKLTPKLQGSPGMMVELSSPKAGLEELRKRFIKHSMKKTPDSSSEVTVMHTEETASGLKVINEVLPYNAPSNEKNDVSELSKPGTKFVRLKKELQHQMAVQRTNEWKQKELEIENSKNDNVYDDELSDCEMADDPNKDDDLSDTEISEPEEDDVPITDRKTYKSSFLDGEAEVSGEELEENQEEEFSEVDNTEDTDSNKSINDNEDICEEDEESENEDSQSNSQSNKFSRLKRITKAFEDDDSNDSEAEGTGTGLNKEEKNSIRRTKTDVDIFATDNNSQDDSMSSTEGDLPVYQRSDERSQSCATPSMTNNSLSMISPITQLTALNTGSELTSIDFRSVHNSSQSMEPLGVGDTPVEEKHYHTYSPEKCEKLQKKLFVDNKGSPNETELMSLCSGPFFNPSDNNELDKLIHTSRKTSVSDAELLDLCSGTFATQPVNIEKLEALQTEEQVIEKENETSDMKFLSYSAKKTLQQPRSYSNQLKIVFSSDDEDDTVNLQLKNSKLRKSRKKVKTLKLSDDEEEDDCEIALNFNEKQDDDENFVDYDSEENEIIVPKKDIKKTAAGFLDGEAELSESEWGSSDEDEKDLDKLDMEEGDLEDIDQDQVKKQLEKMHMKQVLDEDQREVRLLQEILLEDGELHSDGASRQRKFKWKNIDKLEDDNEKTLQNIDEKDDALEDPTEAESELEWRKQRLEREQFLKEHKINAAEKLEEEMDDNQLFELGLRALKRNKCNKTLNKNTSIDGEKTDLPVPRNTVADLFAKPGSGTKTSAIQTAIHRGSFLARGEESLARLSLITKQNNDQTTIRTKNPRNFVFAHLSPAVEVSAEDDTESYSQENNNTAAAKSRKRKPAFNMTRLASKKSRKESDKNSRSKLFD encoded by the exons ATGACGACTACAGAAACACCAGTAAACGTTCATAGTGATTTTCAATCAATGGGTGATGATGACTCTAGCTCAGGAGATGATGTTGTTGTACAGCGGAAAGGTAGAAGTAAACTCTTACTTTCCGACAGCGAAGGAGATGAAGGTGATACTGCTTCTGCAGAACTGAAAATGGTTGACGGAAGTGTTGCTGGTCGCAAGGAAACAACAGGTTTAGAAAAGTGTGAAGTGTCGGATGTTGAACATATGGGCTGTGGAGATACTAAGAGGTCAGAAGATGTATGTGACGGTGAACAAAAAAGTAGCGATATACccaaaaaatcgaaagaagAGGTAGACGTTActacaaatttttccaaaacgaTATCACAGAGCAATGAAAATGTCGGAAATAAAGAGAAGCCTAGGAATCCAACTAGGCTTTCACATATACTAGACAGTGATTCTGAAGATGAAGATTTCAATTCACTGTTTATAAAAAAGGTAGCCAGTAAGATCCAGAACTCTTCTCAGCAAACTATTAATTCCGATGACTTTTCCCAAACAATTGGTGGTCAAAAAAGTGCAAATGATAATAAACTGAAAAGAGTTATAACAAGTGATTCAGAAGACGAGAATGTCGGTGATGATAGAGAACCTCCAAGCATTACCAATGTGgctgataaaattaaaaataataaaaatattttg AAGCCAGGTAAAATTAGCGCATTAATTGATACGGATTCCGAAGATGATATTCCAACCAGGCGTGAATTTGAAGCATcattaaatgaaaatgaccATTCCACGACATCGACTAATCTTATAAGCAAAAAAGGAAAGTCGGAGAAGAAACGAAGT GGATCGATTAGAGCAGCGAAGGAAGAAGCGATGCGTGAGATACATAGTGAAACGCAGAGAATGCTAAGAGAAAGCCAGGTTTTTCTACCTTACCATAGACCCAGACAACGCACGCTACAAGAATttttgaacagaaaaaaaagtttgccaaaACTACCTGCAACACTGGCTGCTGCGGCTAAAGTTAGAATGTCTGGCGAGCTTGTGGG GAAAGTTTtggaggagaaggagaaagaaGCAAAACTCTTTTACAAATCATCGTCAGAGTCGGATAGCGAAGACCCTGGTTCCACTGCCACCAACACTCAGCTACAAGCAAAGATTGTTAATAGTGATGTGAAAACGATTCCTATCAAAGACACTCAGAAAGTCACAACTAATGACCTCCAAAATTGccagaataaaaaagaaattcttaaaCAAGGAGACAAGAACATTGGTGTGCCAAGGAAATTGTTTAGCTCTGAGAATGAATCGAAGGTAGTTGATTGTCCCTCGCCTATTGAAGATGAtgattttgaagaaacgacaaGTGTAATTACACACCCTAATCAACGACGTAAAGAATTTAAACATGGTCTAAACAGTGTTAGCATAccaagaaaattatttgaattagaATGTGAAGAGCCAACAGATGCTGATATTATAACAACCAAGGAAAGTCAAGAGGATATTAATACCGCTGACAAAGTTCAGGAAAATTTCGAGGATGGCAGTAAGCAATTAACAAATTTAATTGTGTCAGATCCACTGGTAGAGAGTCAAAAGGCTGATCAACTTGTGAATAATCAAACCACCAGGACAAACGAACCAACCGAAGAtgaggaaaattttgaacttAAAATGTCGGAAGATCCTTATGAACTGGCGGATGATATGACAGATCTGCAAAGCAATAAAGTTACGGacgttgttgaaaataaatttgaatctaTAATAGACACGCCGTTCATAAATAATACCGAGGTTTTTGAATTAAACGACAAAAGGAAAATAGAATTTGAGATACGtcacgctaataaaattttggcagCGAATAACAAAACTAAATCTAATAAACTTCACTTGAGTTCAGTAGAGTCTTTTCAGTTATCATCAATTGGAAGCAAGTCGCAGTGCAGTAAAGAAGATCGCGAAGGTGAAGATGAACCAACAGGTCATGTTTATGGATTACCAGTACCAGAATTTGACATCGAAAAACCCAGAGTAATGAAAACTCTAATTCTACCTAGCATAATGAAATTAACTCCGAAACTTCAAGGATCGCCAGGTATGATGGTTGAACTGTCGTCTCCGAAAGCTGGTCTTGAAGAATTGAGGAAAAGATTTATAAAACACTCCATGAAAAAAACGCCCGATTCTAGTTCAGAAGTTACTGTAATGCACACAGAAGAGACCGCAAGCGGTCTGAAAGTTATAAATGAAGTTCTGCCATATAATGCACCAAGTAATGAGAAAAACGATGTTTCGGAGTTGAGCAAACCTGGCACAAAATTCGTACGCTTGAAGAAAGAGTTGCAACATCAGATGGCGGTACAACGCACCAATGAATGGAAACAAAAAgaattagaaattgaaaactcaaAGAACGATAACGTTTACGACGATGAGTTGTCTGATTGTGAAATGGCAGATGATCCTAACAAAGATGATGACCTGAGCGATACTGAAATAAGTGAACCTGAAGAAGATGATGTACCCATCACAGATAGAAAAACTTACAAGAGTTCTTTTTTGGATGgggaggctgaagttagtggagaagaattagaagaaaacCAAGAGGAAGAGTTCAGCGAAGTGGATAATACTGAGGACACGGACAGCAATAAAAGTATTAATGATAATGAAGATATATGTGAAGAAGATGAGGAGAGTGAAAACGAAGATAGTCAAAGCAATAGTCAAAGCAATAAGTTTAGCAGATTAAAACGCATAACGAAAGCTTTCGAAGATGATGATTCGAATGATTCTGAAGCAGAGGGTACTGGAACTGGTCTaaataaagaggaaaaaaatagtatcAGGAGAACGAAAACAGATGTTGATATATTTGCAACTGACAACAATAGCCAAGATGATTCAATGAGTAGTACAGAGGGTGATTTACCTGTGTATCAACGATCAGATGAAAGAAGTCAGTCCTGTGCAACACCGTCAATGACAAATAATTCACTTAGTATGATTTCACCGATAACGCAATTGACAGCTTTGAACACAGGCTCAGAATTGACTAGTATAGATTTTAGATCGGTCCATAATTCTTCGCAATCAATGGAGCCTTTAGGTGTGGGAGATACCCCAGTAGAAGAAAAACATTATCATACCTACAGTCCGGAGAAATGCGagaagttgcaaaaaaaattgttcgtcGATAACAAGGGATCACCAAACGAAACTGAATTAATGAGTTTATGCTCTGGTCCATTTTTCAACCCAAGTGATAACAATGAATTGGATAAACTGATTCATACGtcaagaaaaacaagcgtATCTGATGCAGAATTACTGGATTTATGCTCAGGGACCTTTGCAACTCAACCTgtcaatattgaaaaacttgaagCTTTGCAAACTGAGGAACAGGtgatcgaaaaagaaaatgaaacaagtgatatgaaatttttaagttATAGTGCAAAGAAAACGTTACAGCAACCTCGTTCATATTCGAATCAACTTAAGATAGTATTTTCATCCGATGACGAGGATGACACTGTtaatttgcaattaaaaaatagCAAGTTAAGAAAATcaaggaaaaaagtaaaaacattGAAACTATCCGATGATGAGGAGGAAGATGACTGCGAAATTGCgttaaatttcaatgaaaaacaagATGATGACGAAAATTTCGTTGACTATGATTCTGAAGAAAATGAGATAATAGTACCAAAgaaggatataaaaaaaactgcagcTGGTTTCCTTGATGGGGAGGCAGAACTATCTGAGAGTGAATGGGGATCTTCCgatgaagatgaaaaagatTTGGATAAACTTGATATGGAAGAGGGAGATTTAGAAGACATTGACCAAGATCAAGTTAAAAAACAATTGGAAAAGATGCATATGAAACAAGTATTGGATGAAGACCAGAGAGAAGTTAGACTGTTACAGGAAATTTTGTTAGAAGACGGTGAACTGCATTCGGATGGTGCCAGTCGCCAGCGAAAATTTAAGTGGAAAAATATCG ATAAATTGGAagatgataatgaaaaaacgtTGCAGAATATAGATGAAAAAGATGATGCTTTAGAAGATCCTACTGAAGCAGAAAGTGAATTAGAATGGCGCAAACAGAGACTGGAACGTGAGCAATTCTTAAAAGAGCATAAG ATAAATGCAGCTGAGAAATTGGAAGAGGAAATGGATGATAATCAGTTATTCGAACTTGGCCTGAGAGCCTTAAAGAGAAACAAATGTAACAAGactttgaacaaaaatacatCAATTGATGGTGAAAAAACGGATTTACCCGTTCCGCGTAATACTGTTGCAGATTTATTTGCCAAGCCAGGTTCTGGAACAAAAACGTCTGCAATACAA ACCGCCATTCATCGAGGCTCGTTCTTAGCCAGGGGAGAAGAATCCTTGGCTAGGCTTTCTTTAATAACTAAGCAGAATAATGACCAAACCACCATTAGAACAAAGAATCCaagaaattttgtattcgCTCATCTCAGTCCCGCCGTCGAAGTCTCGGCTGAAGACGATACGGAGTCATACTCccaagaaaataataacactGCAGCTGCAAAG TCACGAAAACGGAAACCGGCATTCAACATGACGCGGCTTGCCTCGAAGAAATCAAGGAAGGAATCTGATAAAAATAGTAGAAGTAAGCTATTCGATTAA
- the LOC124217014 gene encoding ras-related protein Rab-34 has translation MIKETAHEERQVSKWQPPFSSDATPYMERDFDTRVRKTCTAERPLLIPKISKVIILGDVAVGKTSLVNRFCHKLFDNNYKATIGVDFEVERFDVLGVPYNLQIWDTAGQERFKCIAASYYRSANVIVVVFDLGSLMSLSHCRQWLDEAQRCNNDTSQIFLVGTKRDLLSNPVYEVIERRAFAVARTLQAEFWAVSARTGDGVHELFLRIAALSFNALLLQELQSVRMVSTAGSDIVSLNSTRKDIPEKMIGPRCSNSCLK, from the exons ATGATAAAGGAGACTGCTCACGAAGAAAGACAG GTATCTAAGTGGCAGCCACCATTCTCATCAGACGCAACTCCATACATGGAAAGAGATTTCGATACTCGGGTCCGTAAGACATGTACAGCTGAACGCCCTTTATTAATACCGAAGATATCAAAAGTTATCATCCTCGGAGATGTGGCTGTCGGCAAGACCTCTTTGGTCAATAG ATTCTGTCACAAACTCTTCGACAATAATTACAAAGCAACCATTGGCGTGGACTTTGAAGTAGAACGTTTCGACGTCTTGGGGGTTCCGTACAATTTACAAAT ATGGGATACAGCAGGTCAGGAAAGGTTCAAGTGCATCGCGGCATCATATTACAGAAGCGCGAATg TAATCGTGGTTGTCTTCGATTTGGGAAGCTTGATGTCGTTGTCCCATTGCCGACAGTGGCTCGACGAAGCACAGCGATGTAACAACGATACGAGCCAAATTTTCTTGGTTGGCACCAAAAGAGATCTATTG TCAAACCCTGTTTACGAAGTGATTGAAAGACGCGCATTTGCGGTGGCGCGGACATTGCAGGCAGAATTTTGGGCCGTTTCAGCTAGAACTGGTGACGGTGTTCACGAGCTTTTTTTGCGTATAGCTGCCTTATCGTTTAATGCCCTGCTTCTGCAGGAATTGCAGAGTGTTCGAATGGTATCCACCGCGGGCTCCGACATTGTCT CGCTGAATTCGACACGCAAAGACATTCCAGAGAAAATGATTGGTCCACGGTGTTCCAATAGTTgtctgaaatga